The Flavobacterium jumunjinense genome includes a region encoding these proteins:
- a CDS encoding acyl-CoA-binding protein — MSKKDIDILFEEAFENANIVPQDTVPQDTQLVLYGLYKQATSGNTNLYFQNPQDLRNAFKLNAWMQVKNLSIDEAKKQYIDIINQLMKERGL, encoded by the coding sequence ATGAGTAAAAAGGATATAGACATATTATTTGAAGAAGCTTTTGAGAATGCTAATATTGTTCCTCAAGACACTGTTCCACAAGACACACAACTTGTCCTATATGGATTATACAAGCAAGCTACTAGCGGAAACACAAATCTCTATTTTCAAAACCCTCAGGATTTAAGAAATGCTTTTAAGCTAAATGCTTGGATGCAAGTTAAAAACTTATCAATTGATGAAGCTAAAAAACAATATATAGACATCATTAATCAACTTATGAAAGAAAGAGGTCTATGA
- a CDS encoding T9SS sorting signal type C domain-containing protein, producing MKKTLFFLLLLTYLSVFSNNDKYRIILLDDPSTTITIAWNQISGSSPTVYYGTTDYGTNWNSYPNSKTVSRSVSYRGMNNNFARVNGLTANTTYYFVIKDSQGTSQRFWFKTAPNDLSRLSFIAGGDSRNNRAPRQKANKLVAKLKPHAVFFGGDMTSSDNDSQWQEWFDDWQLTTASDGRMFPIIPVRGNHEGASTIYNLFDTPNSDSYYAVTFGANLVRMYSLNSEISVTGNQNTWLNTDLQANTNVIWKGAQYHKPMRPHNASKSEGTHVYNAWAETFYNNQVRMVIDCDSHTVKSTWPLKPSTQPGSDEGFIRDDTNGTVYLGEGCWGAPLRSNNDDKSWTRNSGSFNQFKLIFIDQNKIEARTIKVDNADSVGSVSNTNPFILPTNLDVWTPSNGAVVEIFKNTSEPAPQIQLANITNGQCYDNGSNINIAVNILENGGGIENAKLYINGTFVSTDTAAPFAFNYSFSSGIQTINVVATDVNGRTASTERYIFVEQFTKTETFTILTGDDDVEEAQDGRLYTDSSDLEMVYDSYNNLQYQTIGLRFGNIKIPHGATINNAYIQFTSDETNTASCQLQIAIENTDDAAEYIEALSYGVSSRNYNTNLVNWSPNAWSSTNQSSTSQQTPSLVNLVQSIINKSTWQNGNAMAFRIKGTGVSLTNTSSKRVADSFEGGTDKSAKLIINYTYSCNNALYKDEFVATPQLKVTTNNNTIAVSYLENIKSIEIYDITGKLLAREEDLNQTSVSITSIQKNNQLLLIKTITQNGIIVSSKVVF from the coding sequence ATGAAAAAAACACTATTCTTTCTTTTGTTACTCACTTACCTATCAGTATTTAGTAACAACGACAAGTATAGAATCATTCTTTTGGATGATCCAAGTACAACAATTACAATTGCATGGAATCAAATTTCAGGAAGTAGTCCAACTGTCTATTATGGAACAACCGATTATGGAACGAATTGGAATTCTTACCCAAATAGCAAAACGGTAAGTAGAAGCGTTTCTTATAGAGGGATGAACAACAACTTCGCCAGAGTTAATGGTTTAACAGCAAATACTACCTATTACTTTGTTATTAAAGATAGCCAAGGCACAAGCCAACGCTTTTGGTTTAAAACTGCTCCGAATGATTTGAGTCGTCTTTCATTTATTGCAGGTGGAGATTCTAGAAACAATAGAGCTCCTAGACAAAAAGCAAACAAATTAGTAGCAAAATTAAAACCACATGCGGTTTTCTTTGGAGGAGATATGACATCGAGTGATAATGATTCACAATGGCAAGAATGGTTTGACGATTGGCAATTGACAACAGCTTCCGATGGAAGAATGTTTCCTATTATTCCCGTTAGAGGGAACCATGAAGGAGCTTCAACTATTTATAATTTATTCGACACACCCAATTCTGATTCTTATTATGCTGTAACATTTGGAGCAAATCTAGTTAGAATGTATTCTTTAAATTCAGAAATTTCAGTAACAGGAAACCAAAATACATGGTTAAATACTGATTTACAAGCCAATACTAATGTAATTTGGAAAGGAGCTCAATACCACAAACCTATGCGCCCACACAATGCATCAAAATCTGAAGGAACACACGTTTATAACGCTTGGGCAGAAACTTTCTACAACAATCAAGTAAGAATGGTTATAGACTGCGATTCACATACCGTAAAATCAACTTGGCCATTAAAACCCTCTACACAACCAGGAAGCGATGAAGGTTTTATTAGAGACGACACAAACGGAACCGTATATTTAGGTGAAGGTTGTTGGGGAGCACCTTTACGCTCTAACAATGATGACAAATCTTGGACAAGAAATTCTGGTTCATTCAATCAATTTAAATTAATCTTTATCGATCAAAATAAGATTGAAGCAAGAACAATTAAAGTAGACAATGCTGATAGTGTTGGATCTGTTTCAAATACAAATCCATTTATTCTACCAACCAATTTAGATGTTTGGACACCTAGTAATGGAGCTGTAGTAGAAATTTTTAAAAATACATCAGAACCAGCACCACAAATTCAATTAGCTAATATTACTAACGGACAATGTTATGACAATGGAAGTAACATCAATATTGCTGTAAATATCCTAGAAAATGGAGGAGGAATCGAAAATGCAAAATTATACATTAATGGCACTTTTGTAAGTACCGATACTGCTGCTCCTTTCGCTTTTAATTATAGTTTCTCATCTGGTATTCAAACAATAAACGTTGTTGCAACAGACGTTAACGGACGAACTGCTTCAACAGAACGTTATATTTTCGTAGAACAATTTACAAAAACAGAAACCTTTACAATTTTAACTGGAGATGACGATGTAGAAGAAGCACAAGATGGACGGTTATATACCGATAGTTCTGACCTAGAAATGGTTTATGATAGTTATAACAATTTGCAATATCAAACCATTGGTTTACGCTTTGGGAACATTAAAATACCTCATGGAGCAACCATTAATAATGCTTATATTCAATTCACATCCGACGAAACAAACACAGCTTCCTGTCAATTACAAATTGCAATTGAAAATACCGACGATGCGGCTGAATATATTGAAGCACTATCTTATGGAGTAAGTTCTAGAAATTACAACACTAATCTCGTAAATTGGTCACCAAACGCATGGTCATCAACCAATCAGAGTAGTACAAGTCAGCAAACACCATCTTTAGTTAATTTAGTTCAAAGTATTATCAATAAATCAACTTGGCAAAACGGAAATGCTATGGCCTTTAGAATTAAAGGAACTGGAGTTAGTTTAACCAATACTTCTTCCAAAAGGGTAGCCGATTCTTTTGAAGGTGGTACAGATAAATCTGCAAAATTAATTATCAATTATACCTATTCGTGTAACAATGCACTTTATAAAGATGAATTTGTTGCAACGCCACAATTAAAGGTTACAACAAACAACAATACTATCGCTGTTTCTTATTTAGAAAATATTAAAAGCATAGAGATCTATGATATTACAGGAAAGCTTTTAGCTAGAGAAGAAGATTTAAATCAAACATCAGTAAGTATTACTTCAATTCAAAAGAATAATCAATTATTACTAATTAAAACAATAACACAAAACGGAATTATTGTGTCAAGCAAAGTCGTTTTCTAA
- a CDS encoding superoxide dismutase, translated as MKKSYLILFFIFSLFSCKNESNLVEVQLPEPEIKTSTTFGNPNNVKTIGGHFRLFKINYPYDALESAIDGETMEIHYSKFYLNYTNSLNSFVETNTEWKDKTIQEILLKVGDKEVDLKNNAGGYFNHSLYFEILTPKGAKKPTENLAKAINEDFVSFAIFKNKFINEANKHNGSGWVWLVVTKNGQLEITTSNNENNPLMYDATIKGTPILCLDLWEHSYYLKHKNNKKAYIEAVFELINWSLVSKKYNNLSTINPQ; from the coding sequence ATGAAAAAAAGCTACTTAATTCTATTTTTTATTTTCTCATTATTTTCGTGTAAAAACGAGAGTAATTTAGTCGAAGTCCAACTTCCTGAACCAGAAATAAAAACATCTACCACTTTTGGCAATCCAAATAATGTTAAAACAATTGGTGGTCATTTTAGATTATTTAAAATTAATTATCCATACGATGCATTAGAGTCTGCGATAGATGGAGAAACAATGGAAATCCATTATTCAAAGTTTTATTTAAATTACACTAATTCTTTAAATAGTTTTGTTGAAACAAATACAGAGTGGAAAGATAAAACAATTCAAGAAATTTTATTGAAAGTGGGTGATAAAGAAGTAGATTTAAAAAACAATGCAGGAGGCTATTTTAATCATTCTCTTTATTTTGAAATTCTGACTCCAAAAGGAGCTAAGAAACCTACAGAAAATTTAGCAAAAGCGATCAACGAAGACTTTGTTTCATTTGCAATATTTAAGAATAAATTTATTAACGAAGCTAATAAACATAATGGTTCTGGTTGGGTTTGGTTAGTTGTTACAAAAAATGGGCAATTAGAAATTACAACTTCGAACAATGAAAACAATCCATTAATGTATGATGCAACAATAAAAGGAACACCAATATTGTGTTTGGATTTATGGGAGCATTCATATTACTTAAAGCATAAAAACAATAAAAAAGCATATATTGAAGCCGTATTTGAACTAATAAACTGGTCTTTGGTTTCAAAAAAATACAATAATTTATCTACAATTAATCCGCAATAG
- a CDS encoding DUF1697 domain-containing protein: MKTHLALLRGINVSGHNMMKMDALKKALENIGFKNVRTYIQTGNVFVDTEEENAASVGFQIKQEIFKTFGHEVPVIVLKKEDLEACFTNNLFLKSEGCDTKKLYVAFISKELASTAINDLKMSQVKPDDAQIDSNRIFIKYAVGAGKTKFDQKYIEKKLSVTATIRNWNTITKLLEMYAE, encoded by the coding sequence ATGAAAACTCATTTAGCACTTTTAAGAGGTATAAACGTTTCAGGACATAATATGATGAAAATGGATGCTTTGAAAAAAGCATTAGAAAATATCGGATTTAAAAATGTTCGTACATATATTCAAACGGGAAATGTATTTGTTGATACAGAAGAAGAAAATGCTGCTTCTGTTGGATTCCAAATTAAGCAAGAGATTTTTAAAACATTCGGACATGAAGTTCCTGTAATTGTATTAAAAAAAGAAGATTTAGAAGCTTGTTTTACAAATAATTTATTTTTGAAATCGGAAGGATGCGATACTAAGAAATTATATGTTGCATTTATATCTAAAGAGTTAGCTTCAACAGCAATAAATGATTTGAAAATGAGTCAAGTAAAGCCCGATGATGCACAAATAGACAGTAATAGAATATTTATTAAATATGCAGTAGGAGCAGGGAAGACTAAGTTCGATCAAAAATATATTGAAAAGAAATTAAGTGTTACAGCAACCATTCGAAATTGGAATACTATTACAAAATTATTAGAAATGTATGCTGAATAA
- a CDS encoding phosphatidate cytidylyltransferase — protein MNETLKRALSGAVYIFLLLASILYSKESFAILFGTFLLIGVYEFCKLASLNYYISLPISAVLYYFLWDKTLISTSTWTILSVFSILISLKLLFYLFDNKKTDFKIYTRYIILIGYIIIPFLLTNHICIGKGNKYNEKILITILVLIWTNDTFAYLVGKNFGKHKLFPRVSPKKTIEGFIGGIIFTVIFSALLSKYYIGTKNLYIWAIIAIIISIFSTLGDLIESKLKRVAGIKDTGSIMPGHGGILDRLDSIIFVVPFINLFYLILYYVS, from the coding sequence ATGAACGAAACTTTAAAAAGAGCATTATCTGGTGCTGTTTATATATTTTTATTATTAGCAAGCATTTTATACTCAAAAGAGAGCTTTGCAATTCTTTTCGGTACTTTTTTACTTATTGGTGTGTATGAATTTTGCAAATTAGCATCATTAAACTACTATATTTCATTACCTATTTCTGCCGTACTATATTATTTCCTTTGGGATAAAACCTTAATTAGTACTTCTACTTGGACAATCCTTTCTGTTTTTTCTATACTAATTTCTCTAAAACTATTATTTTATCTTTTCGATAATAAAAAAACAGATTTCAAAATCTACACAAGATATATTATCCTGATAGGTTATATTATTATTCCTTTCCTTCTAACAAACCATATTTGCATTGGAAAAGGAAATAAATACAATGAAAAAATTTTAATTACCATATTGGTGCTAATTTGGACAAACGATACTTTCGCTTATTTAGTGGGGAAAAACTTCGGAAAGCATAAATTATTCCCAAGGGTTTCTCCCAAAAAAACAATAGAGGGTTTTATTGGCGGTATAATTTTTACTGTTATTTTTAGTGCATTATTATCAAAGTATTATATTGGCACAAAAAATTTATACATTTGGGCAATTATTGCAATAATAATTAGTATTTTTAGTACTCTTGGAGATCTAATAGAGTCAAAGTTAAAAAGAGTTGCTGGAATAAAAGATACTGGAAGCATTATGCCTGGTCATGGTGGAATTCTAGATCGATTAGACAGTATTATATTTGTAGTTCCATTCATTAATTTGTTTTATTTAATTTTATATTATGTTTCATAA
- a CDS encoding PA14 domain-containing protein — protein sequence MRNLLLTSFLLIGMNFYAQVGIKTTTPQAQLDITSTNSGILIPRVDLTSLLIELPITNPQSGHLEESTMVYHKGTNGIEAGYYYWDGTKWQGIAKKEEKTQGLQYYVFSGSGATPTTERTTINNTLVTSGIWTGALNDAAQNTIQSGDNFFILFTGTLEVERSGMYQVQSISDDGARVIVDNIPVLNRWVDQGTTTFDGASFFLAKGKHKFEFWYYENSGSDFMQFNWLQNTSGSVGVINANSFIIE from the coding sequence ATGAGAAACCTACTATTAACCTCTTTCCTACTTATAGGAATGAATTTCTATGCCCAAGTTGGAATTAAAACAACAACTCCTCAAGCTCAATTAGACATAACTTCTACAAATAGCGGAATATTAATCCCAAGAGTTGATCTAACTTCGTTACTTATTGAATTACCTATTACTAACCCTCAAAGTGGTCATTTAGAAGAAAGCACAATGGTTTATCACAAAGGAACCAACGGAATTGAAGCTGGATATTACTACTGGGACGGAACAAAATGGCAAGGAATTGCAAAAAAAGAAGAAAAAACACAAGGCTTGCAATACTATGTTTTTTCAGGAAGTGGAGCAACACCCACCACCGAAAGAACAACGATAAACAATACACTTGTTACATCTGGAATTTGGACAGGTGCATTGAATGACGCTGCACAAAACACGATTCAATCTGGAGATAATTTCTTTATTTTATTTACTGGTACGCTTGAAGTTGAAAGATCTGGAATGTATCAGGTTCAATCTATTTCAGATGATGGAGCTAGAGTAATTGTAGACAATATTCCTGTTTTAAATAGATGGGTAGATCAAGGAACGACTACTTTTGACGGTGCTTCTTTTTTCTTAGCTAAAGGAAAACATAAATTCGAATTTTGGTACTATGAAAATTCAGGAAGCGATTTTATGCAATTCAACTGGTTACAAAATACAAGCGGAAGTGTTGGAGTAATTAATGCCAATTCTTTTATTATTGAATAA
- a CDS encoding phosphatidylserine decarboxylase family protein, with protein sequence MFHKEGAKIIFITLIIVVGLIFISDAFISTNWIKSAIIILAIALLFLVLQFFRNPKRVADNSDNHILAPVDGKVVVIEEVYEPEYFKEKRLMVSIFMSPINVHVTRYPVNGVVKYSKYHPGKYLVAWHPKASEENERTTIVINNRIYGEIMYRQIAGALARRIVNYAEEGMRVVQGKDAGFIKFGSRVDIYLPLGTEVNVKLGEKAIGAKTIISKK encoded by the coding sequence ATGTTTCATAAAGAAGGTGCAAAAATCATTTTTATTACGCTTATAATTGTTGTAGGTTTAATTTTCATTAGCGATGCTTTTATTTCTACCAATTGGATAAAGAGCGCTATAATCATTTTAGCAATTGCGTTGCTATTTTTAGTATTACAATTTTTCAGAAACCCAAAAAGAGTTGCAGACAATAGCGACAATCATATTCTTGCTCCTGTTGATGGAAAAGTAGTTGTTATTGAGGAGGTTTATGAGCCAGAATATTTTAAAGAAAAAAGATTAATGGTTTCAATCTTTATGTCTCCAATAAATGTACACGTTACACGCTATCCAGTTAATGGAGTTGTTAAATATAGTAAATACCATCCTGGAAAATACTTAGTTGCATGGCATCCAAAAGCTAGTGAAGAGAATGAACGTACAACTATTGTTATAAACAATAGAATTTACGGAGAAATTATGTATCGTCAAATTGCTGGAGCATTAGCAAGAAGAATTGTTAACTATGCAGAAGAAGGAATGCGCGTAGTTCAGGGTAAAGATGCTGGTTTTATTAAGTTTGGTTCAAGAGTAGACATTTATTTACCATTAGGAACTGAAGTAAATGTGAAATTAGGAGAAAAAGCAATTGGTGCAAAAACAATCATTTCTAAGAAATAA
- a CDS encoding lactate utilization protein, with product MNFFKKIFGNIGNSSKENKDMDSPYAPDINLPIDEMFTHSFKKNGGKFIYCENLNEVSENFLNILEENDWFECQALCHESQLFHLLDENKLDYKNDPKKPVFYFSTCENLIADEGSILFSSKQFRHLKPNDLPTNMIVLATTSQLVGNKGDGLRMIKNKYDKEYPSNITTIKYFEKAKEEDFLQYGSCHKNLYLLLFEDL from the coding sequence ATGAATTTTTTCAAAAAAATTTTTGGAAACATAGGAAACTCCTCTAAGGAAAACAAGGATATGGATAGTCCGTATGCTCCAGATATTAATCTACCAATAGATGAAATGTTTACGCATTCATTCAAGAAAAATGGTGGTAAATTTATCTATTGTGAAAACCTAAATGAAGTTTCTGAGAATTTTCTAAATATTTTAGAAGAAAATGATTGGTTTGAATGTCAGGCATTATGTCATGAATCTCAATTATTCCATCTTCTTGATGAAAACAAATTAGATTATAAGAATGACCCAAAAAAACCGGTTTTTTATTTTTCTACTTGCGAAAACTTAATTGCAGATGAAGGTTCGATACTTTTTTCTTCAAAACAGTTTAGACATTTAAAACCAAACGATTTACCAACAAATATGATTGTGCTTGCAACAACAAGTCAGTTAGTTGGTAACAAAGGAGACGGTTTAAGAATGATTAAAAATAAATATGACAAAGAATATCCATCCAATATTACTACCATAAAATACTTCGAAAAAGCAAAAGAAGAAGACTTTTTACAGTATGGAAGTTGTCATAAAAACCTATATTTGCTTTTATTTGAAGATCTCTAA
- a CDS encoding uracil-DNA glycosylase family protein: MKKLLNEISNCTVCKDFLPLGPNPIVRASKTAKILIIGQAPGTKVHKTNIPWNDPSGNQLRKWLNISDITFYDTTKIAIVPMGFCYPGKGKTGDLPPRKECAELWHDKLLSKMPNLELILLIGQYAQKHYLKEENKITLTETVSNFKAYLPKYFPLPHPSPRNRFWLQKNEWFEEHVIPILQQKIDKILSK, from the coding sequence ATGAAAAAGTTATTAAACGAAATATCAAACTGTACAGTTTGCAAAGACTTTCTTCCTCTTGGACCAAATCCAATAGTACGCGCAAGCAAAACTGCAAAAATCCTTATTATTGGACAAGCACCAGGAACAAAAGTGCACAAAACCAATATTCCTTGGAATGACCCTAGTGGTAATCAATTACGAAAATGGTTAAATATCTCTGATATTACATTTTATGATACTACAAAAATAGCTATTGTCCCTATGGGGTTTTGCTATCCTGGAAAAGGAAAAACAGGTGATTTACCACCTAGAAAAGAATGTGCCGAACTTTGGCATGATAAATTACTCTCAAAAATGCCCAATTTAGAACTAATCCTTCTCATTGGACAATATGCACAAAAACATTATTTAAAAGAAGAAAATAAAATCACTTTAACAGAAACTGTAAGTAATTTTAAAGCCTACTTACCTAAATACTTTCCTTTACCACATCCATCACCTAGAAATCGTTTTTGGTTACAAAAAAATGAATGGTTTGAAGAGCACGTAATTCCGATTTTACAGCAAAAAATTGATAAAATACTATCCAAATAA
- the rocD gene encoding ornithine--oxo-acid transaminase, with product MSVLEKMSSAEAIALEDKFGAHNYHPLPVVLSKGEGVFVWDVEGKKYYDFLSAYSAVNQGHCHPKIIGAMVEQAKTLTLTSRAFYNDKLGAYEKYITEFFGFDKVLPMNTGAEAVETALKICRKWAYEKKGISENEAQIIVCENNFHGRTTTIISFSNDENARKNFGPYTAGFIKIPYDDIEALEKVITSSKNIAGFLVEPIQGEAGVYVPTDGYLTKAKALCEANNVLFIADEVQTGVARTGQLLAVNHENVKPDVLILGKALSGGVYPVSAVLASDAVMGVIKPGQHGSTFGGNPIAAAVAVAALEVVKEEKLAENAETLGQLFRLELDKYIQSSKICSLVRGKGLLNAIVINDDEESETAWNICMALRDNGLLAKPTHGNIIRFAPPLVINEEQLLDCVRIITETLKTFEK from the coding sequence ATGTCAGTTTTAGAAAAAATGAGCTCGGCAGAAGCTATTGCGCTAGAAGACAAATTCGGTGCACACAATTATCATCCACTACCAGTTGTATTAAGTAAAGGGGAAGGTGTCTTTGTTTGGGATGTTGAAGGGAAAAAATATTATGATTTTCTTTCTGCATATTCAGCAGTAAATCAAGGTCATTGTCATCCAAAAATTATTGGTGCAATGGTGGAGCAAGCAAAAACATTAACATTAACATCTAGAGCATTTTACAATGACAAACTAGGTGCTTATGAAAAATACATAACTGAGTTTTTCGGTTTTGATAAAGTACTACCAATGAATACAGGTGCAGAAGCAGTAGAGACGGCTTTGAAAATTTGTAGAAAATGGGCGTATGAAAAAAAAGGAATCAGTGAAAATGAAGCACAAATAATTGTTTGTGAGAATAATTTTCATGGAAGAACAACTACCATTATTTCTTTTTCGAATGACGAAAATGCACGTAAGAATTTCGGACCTTACACAGCTGGTTTTATAAAAATACCTTATGACGATATTGAAGCTTTAGAAAAAGTAATTACATCGTCTAAAAACATTGCTGGTTTCCTTGTTGAACCAATTCAAGGAGAAGCTGGAGTTTATGTTCCAACTGATGGATATTTAACAAAAGCAAAAGCACTTTGTGAAGCAAATAACGTATTGTTTATTGCAGATGAAGTTCAAACAGGTGTAGCAAGAACAGGACAGTTATTGGCTGTAAATCATGAAAATGTAAAACCTGATGTTTTAATATTAGGGAAAGCGTTATCTGGTGGAGTATATCCAGTTTCTGCAGTTTTAGCGAGTGATGCAGTTATGGGAGTAATTAAACCAGGTCAGCATGGTTCAACATTTGGAGGTAATCCAATTGCTGCTGCCGTTGCGGTTGCTGCTTTAGAAGTTGTTAAAGAAGAGAAATTAGCAGAAAATGCTGAAACTTTAGGACAATTATTCCGTTTAGAATTGGATAAATATATTCAAAGTAGTAAAATTTGTTCTTTAGTTAGAGGAAAAGGATTGCTAAACGCTATTGTGATTAATGATGATGAAGAAAGTGAAACAGCTTGGAATATCTGTATGGCTTTGCGTGATAACGGATTGTTAGCAAAACCAACTCACGGAAATATTATTCGTTTTGCACCACCATTAGTAATTAATGAAGAACAATTATTAGATTGCGTTCGTATTATTACTGAAACATTGAAAACATTTGAAAAATAA
- the ftsH gene encoding ATP-dependent zinc metalloprotease FtsH — MSENKNPKFKISPWLIYGLIVGVLLLINVFGNGIDLSNPKPTTLSKFHEFLDSNQVDKVLFSNTKAQIFLKKEALGNKEHNKAKDNMLGKLNEKGPHYYFEIGNLELFQKTLEEAREKKLIEDYAKEPESNWGELFSILLPIIVIVALWFFMMKRMSGGSGGGGQIFNIGKSKAKLFDEKNDVKITFENVAGLEGAKEEIEEIVEFLKNPEKYTSIGGKIPKGALLVGPPGTGKTLLAKAVAGEAKVPFFSLSGSDFVEMFVGVGASRVRDLFKQAKEKSPAIIFIDEIDAVGRARGKSNMSGGNDERENTLNQLLTEMDGFGTNTNVIVLAATNRADVLDKALMRAGRFDRQIYVDLPDVRERKEIFEVHLKPIKKEEELDTEFLAKQTPGFSGADIANVCNEAALIAARKNKKAVNKQDFLDAVDRIVGGLEKKNKIVTPEEKRAIAIHEAGHATVSWMLEHAAPLVKVTIVPRGQSLGAAWYLPEERLIVHPEQMLDEMCATMGGRAAEKVIFDRISTGALSDLEKVTKQARAMVTIYGLNDKIGNITYYDSSGQSEYNFSKPYSEDTARVIDSEISKLIEGQYKRAIDLLEDNKDKLIQLADILIEKEVIFKDDLETIFGNRPHEKLIETSSEGASE; from the coding sequence ATGTCTGAAAATAAAAATCCAAAATTCAAAATAAGCCCTTGGTTAATATATGGGCTTATTGTTGGAGTATTGTTATTAATAAATGTTTTTGGCAATGGAATTGATTTAAGCAACCCAAAACCAACCACCTTATCTAAATTTCATGAATTTTTAGATTCAAATCAGGTAGATAAAGTTCTTTTTTCTAATACTAAAGCACAAATATTCCTTAAAAAGGAAGCTTTAGGTAACAAAGAACACAATAAAGCCAAAGACAATATGCTTGGGAAACTTAATGAAAAAGGACCCCATTATTATTTTGAAATTGGTAACTTAGAATTGTTTCAAAAAACACTAGAAGAAGCGAGAGAGAAGAAACTTATAGAGGATTATGCAAAAGAACCAGAAAGCAACTGGGGCGAATTATTTTCTATTTTACTTCCTATCATTGTCATTGTTGCATTATGGTTTTTCATGATGAAAAGAATGTCTGGTGGTTCTGGCGGTGGTGGTCAAATTTTTAACATTGGAAAATCTAAAGCTAAATTATTTGATGAAAAGAATGATGTAAAAATCACTTTTGAAAACGTAGCAGGACTTGAAGGAGCAAAAGAAGAAATCGAAGAAATTGTAGAGTTCTTAAAAAATCCAGAAAAATATACTTCTATTGGTGGTAAAATTCCAAAAGGAGCCTTATTAGTTGGACCTCCAGGAACTGGTAAAACCTTATTAGCAAAAGCTGTAGCTGGAGAAGCAAAAGTTCCTTTTTTCTCATTATCTGGTTCAGATTTTGTTGAAATGTTTGTAGGTGTAGGAGCTTCAAGAGTAAGAGATTTATTTAAACAAGCTAAAGAAAAATCTCCAGCAATTATTTTTATTGATGAGATTGATGCTGTAGGTAGAGCACGTGGAAAAAGCAACATGTCTGGTGGAAATGACGAAAGAGAAAACACTCTTAATCAATTACTAACAGAGATGGACGGTTTCGGAACAAACACTAACGTAATAGTCTTAGCTGCAACCAATAGAGCTGATGTTTTAGATAAAGCGTTAATGAGAGCAGGACGTTTTGACAGACAAATTTATGTTGATCTTCCAGATGTTAGAGAACGTAAAGAAATTTTCGAAGTACATCTTAAGCCAATTAAAAAAGAAGAAGAATTAGATACAGAATTCTTAGCAAAACAAACTCCTGGTTTCTCTGGAGCAGATATTGCTAATGTTTGTAATGAAGCAGCTTTAATTGCTGCTAGAAAAAACAAAAAAGCGGTTAACAAACAAGATTTCTTAGATGCTGTAGACAGAATTGTTGGTGGTTTAGAGAAGAAAAATAAAATTGTTACTCCAGAAGAAAAAAGAGCAATTGCAATACATGAAGCAGGTCATGCAACTGTAAGTTGGATGCTTGAACATGCTGCACCACTAGTTAAAGTAACCATTGTTCCTAGAGGACAAAGCTTAGGAGCTGCTTGGTATTTACCAGAAGAACGTTTAATTGTTCATCCAGAGCAAATGCTTGACGAAATGTGTGCTACAATGGGTGGTAGAGCTGCAGAAAAAGTGATTTTTGATAGAATTTCAACTGGTGCCTTAAGTGATTTAGAAAAAGTAACGAAACAAGCAAGAGCTATGGTTACTATTTATGGATTGAATGATAAAATAGGAAACATTACTTATTATGATTCTTCAGGACAAAGTGAATATAATTTTTCAAAACCGTATTCTGAAGACACCGCAAGAGTTATTGATTCTGAAATTTCTAAATTAATAGAAGGACAGTACAAAAGAGCGATTGATTTATTAGAAGACAACAAGGATAAATTAATTCAACTTGCTGATATACTTATAGAAAAAGAAGTGATTTTTAAAGATGATTTAGAAACTATCTTTGGGAATAGACCTCATGAAAAACTAATTGAAACTAGTTCAGAAGGAGCGTCAGAATAA